One genomic region from Deltaproteobacteria bacterium encodes:
- a CDS encoding PilN domain-containing protein: protein MIRINLIRGRRKKRKELDINAAYLVLPLLILAGLFMFHRMETNRIKELETDIVRKNAEIERLKKEIGEVEKFKLRKAELLRKVDIISNLQRGRTLPMRVFETVSASIPEKCWIDRMEMKGTQVSLSGVALNNHTIANFMTALGQSGRFQNVALGSADQTTVMGVKLMKFNLTFEMMPG from the coding sequence ATGATCCGCATAAACCTGATCCGCGGGAGACGGAAGAAACGCAAGGAGCTGGACATAAATGCCGCCTATCTCGTCCTGCCGCTGCTCATCCTTGCGGGGCTGTTCATGTTCCACAGGATGGAGACCAACCGGATCAAGGAACTGGAGACCGATATAGTCCGCAAGAACGCCGAGATCGAGCGTTTGAAAAAGGAGATAGGAGAGGTCGAGAAGTTCAAGCTCCGGAAGGCGGAACTTCTGCGGAAGGTGGACATCATTTCCAACCTTCAGAGGGGGAGGACGCTCCCGATGAGGGTGTTCGAAACGGTTTCCGCTTCCATACCCGAGAAATGCTGGATCGACAGGATGGAAATGAAGGGCACACAGGTTTCCCTTTCGGGCGTCGCCCTGAACAACCATACGATCGCCAACTTCATGACGGCGCTCGGTCAAAGCGGGCGTTTTCAGAACGTGGCATTGGGATCGGCGGACCAGACGACGGTCATGGGCGTCAAGTTGATGAAATTCAATTTGACGTTCGAGATGATGCCCGGCTGA
- the pilO gene encoding type 4a pilus biogenesis protein PilO, producing the protein MALKLGDLSKVPPKQKVFLAVLVCMLMVTGYYYLYHRELAVQKADKQKKLNELDAVIKMQADIAKNLPSFKAEVSRLEEQLGLLLEQLPNSAEIPSLLKNVSDLGKESGLEFIKFAPAKEGAKDFYAEIPVSIAVSGDFHSYLLFADKVSHLPRIVNLSEIVFSNPKPAGENHMSVSVSFTATTYRFLEQKPQEASEAGKGKAK; encoded by the coding sequence ATGGCGTTGAAACTGGGTGATCTCTCTAAAGTCCCGCCGAAGCAGAAAGTGTTCCTTGCCGTGCTTGTCTGCATGCTGATGGTGACGGGATATTACTATCTCTACCACCGTGAACTGGCGGTTCAAAAAGCCGATAAACAGAAGAAGCTGAACGAACTGGACGCCGTAATCAAAATGCAGGCCGACATCGCGAAAAACCTGCCTTCCTTCAAGGCGGAGGTCAGCAGGCTCGAAGAGCAGCTTGGCCTTCTGCTGGAGCAGCTTCCCAACTCCGCGGAGATCCCCAGCCTTCTGAAGAACGTATCGGACCTGGGCAAGGAGTCCGGGCTGGAATTCATCAAGTTCGCTCCCGCCAAGGAGGGGGCGAAGGATTTCTACGCCGAGATCCCGGTCTCCATCGCAGTGAGCGGCGACTTCCACAGCTATCTCCTTTTCGCCGACAAGGTGAGCCACCTGCCCCGCATCGTGAATCTTTCGGAAATTGTCTTCAGCAATCCTAAACCGGCCGGGGAAAACCATATGTCGGTCAGCGTGTCCTTCACCGCCACCACGTACCGGTTCCTCGAGCAGAAGCCCCAGGAAGCTTCCGAAGCCGGAAAAGGAAAAGCGAAATGA